GACAGAGGGTGGAGGAGTCTTTGTGGAAGTCACAACAAGTGACTTTAATGTCTAGGGTGAGTTTCACACGTGAGTTTCACATGTTCTTCTTGGCAGAGGAATCGAGGTGGACCTTGCGGGTGGTatcagaaaatttaaatttgattttgaaataaatactGATGATTTTTTGAGCCGTCACAAATCacgttatcaaatatttaagggACATGCTATCATTTAACTGACAACAGAccatgatttaaaataaaacttttcaaatatcaAGCATCTTATTCGAAATTctattttaccctttttttcaatcaaaaaaattcttatctttttagttTGTTGTCTAAAAAAACTCATGTATCTAATTTTACATTCTTACACGCATACAACACAAACAACATTCAACTCGTCAATTATCATCAATACATTGCTCCTTCAGGTTAGAAGTTCTTTGAATAATATTAACTCTTACAATTGTTTCATAGTGGTACAAGTAGGAGACATACACAAGGAAGATATCTTTGTCGATGCTAACTTAGATCTCAGTGACGAAATAAGGCGCCTAGACATGACGAGAATTCACAGTTGAAGCTTGGCTCTAGGTGATAGGCTAGCTGTAAGCTTGGCTACACATCAAAGTTCTTAtggtacaaataaaaaatgaatgcttaaggaaaaaaacaatacttttttaatttttgttttaaaataatattattaataaaatatttaaataaaaaaattattatcctaCTTTTTAGGATGAtaagttattagaaataaaattcaaatattataaatattaaatatgtcatTTCACTCATTTGACATTTGTCAGCTAGTCTTATccaatattttcaattaaatcatTAGCTTTCAGTTTTTGAGGCCTGACCTCGTAGCTTATTAAGTTTTCAGCTAACTTATTAACtagttttatcaaacataaCATATATTTGGCAAGACTTTTGAGGagcatataaatttatttgactaACTTATAAGTTACTTTGAAACTTGATTAGTACACGAGCTTATTTTAATAActtgtttttcataaattacTTTTGGAAAATAAGCTAATTATCTTATAAGCTACTAGgtttttttcccttctttttctcaattttatccATACTActttataatacaaaatttaaaaaattattattctaataaattattattattaatttactagttatttttatcaaatatttttaattaaaacaactaGCTTATAAGTTTTCAATtaacttttagtttttcaactttTCAACTGACAAAATTATCCTAATTTATTATGATGTCTTTTGTTCTTGGCACCAGTTATTTGTTCTCACATTAGGATAACTATAAGAGAAAGATATACCCACCCTTCTCATATTTATAgtaataattatatcttttatattctgagtgaaaatataaaaaatcctgttgtataaaatatcattgtcctatttttttaaccataaGACTATAATTATTAcatcttatttcttatttacaGGTATTTAATTATGTCATTTCACATTCATGTTAGCAAATATAGAAGAGTAccggaaaataaattaaacacaaTTTACTTTAAAGATGGAACTCGACATGTTGTTCCAGAGGGTCAGATTTAACGCCAATCCTGGCATTTAGAACCACTTCACTGGGAGTCTTAGACTTCCTCTTTGGAAGGACCACACTTACCACGATGACTAAGGTTGCACTTAGTGTTAGTGCCATAAACCAATCAAGGGTCCTTGCTTACACATGAGTAGGTCATCCTTAGCTCCATTACACTGATTTCAAACCCAACTCTCTCTAGGAAGTTATGTGCTTAATTAGTATGACGCAACAGTCCTAACATACCCTTTTCTAGAAGGGTCTCGCCCTCAACAAGGGTTTTCCCTGCTTAGTGGTAGATTATGAGGTATTGAAACTAGCTAGCTAGTCCTGATCGAAGTGCGTGCATCCTCACACTTAGAGAGAGCTCGCAAGAACTCGCATATATAATTAACATATCCTACAACTTGGGAGCGTATTACCACATTACTTATTAATACGCACATGTTGATCAGTGGATATTGTTTAATTATATGGTTTCTTACTTGGATACAAAATTGGTTATATGAAGTCATATCACTTCTATAGAAACTCTTGTAACAATTTGTAAACAGTAAACACACCTTTACTcctttaatcaattttaaactttCACTTTTCTCAGTTTTTCTCTCAGCTCCATCACAATAAGTGTTACTAAATcgtttcaaaaattaaatgatttccaaatcatattcatttaattactGAGATCTGCACTTTAGCCTAAGCTTCTAGACACCAATCTTTTGACCTTCTTTGAAacctaaatagaaaaaaaaattaaagaaccaCGAAGTAGATTTTCATGCGATGTTTCCCATGGGAAAGAAATTCAATTATGAGATGATATTCCATTATATCTACTGTATAATAGTAcataatatttatgtatattaattGTCTTTATTAAAGACTACCAAAAGCAATACTAATTAACTGCCTTAACACGCCAAAGCAGTGTCTATAATCTATTAATATTGCTTTGCCTTTGCAAATTGGTATtgcttgttttaaaatattgttaataataAAGTGTTTGGAAGGGTAATCCCTCAAACTAATTATTGATCTAATACATGCAACATATAGTTGAAAGAATGATAAGATATGATataattaatagataattttatttattaaatatgtgattATGGATTTAATTTCTGacatgtaaatataaaaaatcattaatttgttaaaaaagtcATTTCTATAATTAACTTTCAATaccttaaaaaatatgtaaaagcatagacaatttttttactgcatagACTTGAACACATAAacttttgttattgtttatttatttatttagacgACCGTGTTTCTTATACAAATAGCGATTAGCTAGGTTTCAATTCTTTCATGAGACGAGACTCGCACACACGTACAACAACAACACTCAGGGACGAGAAGAGATGTTAATGTTTCTAACACGGTTATTGACCCCTCTGTGGTGTTTCTTCGGAACGTTGATAGTGAGCACCCCGTTATCCATATAGGCCTTAACAAGGTCCACCATGGAGTTCTCAGGCAAAGTGAGGCGCTGAACGAACTGTCCGTTAGAGAGCTCGACGCGGTGCCAGCCTTCACGCTGCTCCTCCTTCTCGACGCTCTTGTCGCAGACGATGCAGAGCACACGGTCCTCGTCGACCTCGAGGCGCACGTCGTTGCGCTTGTAACTCGGGAGGTGCGCCTTGTAGACGTGCGCCTCCGGGGTCTCCTTCCACTCTATGTGGAAGGTGTCGAGGACTGGCGACATGAAGGGGGGTGGGTGGTGCTCTTGGGCTTGGTAGGGGTCCCATGTTGGTTGATGGGGTGGTGGCTCGTTTCTTCTGCGCCCAAAGAAGCCACCGGAGGAAAGAagggacattttttttttttaagttgggGTGTGATGAGGGTGAAGAATTAGAGGCTACTTGTGGGAGGTGTATGAAGAAGCACTTGTTTATAGATTTGgaaatactattatttttttggaaaaagatCAATAGACACCAAAATTTTATacacttagaaaataaaatcaaaagaaaagagaattgagatacaagttttaaattaaagtaaaatgtaaaaatgtgaattttatattattttatatattgttatttttttattttttttatacaaacaaacacattttttttatgataggtattatgatatgatagaaataaaaaaaataaacagaaaagtagatgtttattttgagattttaaAGATACCTAAatattgaaacttttttttatcccatTTATCTTTTTGATAGAAGGAAAGATTAATTTATCGTGATATTAATATTTCCTTATTTAAAATCtctcaataatattatttatataaccaTAAATTTGGAACTGAATTCGTGACTAGAGATGGAGTTAGAAGGGCAACTATATACCCATcacattttatataatatattcataaattttaaaatattattatattagtaatttatgaaaatgttaatagaaaatatatttaaataaaaaactaaatatttttttaaatcaaaattacaaatatcaattatatattttacatgtcagaaaaaaatttcataaatttataataaaaattaatatctacattaatcatatattttagaaACATATAACTAATTATGCTACAAAAatctattaaataattaaaatggattGTGTTACTCACCAACAATAGTAGTTAAGAATCATTAAAGGAGAACATGATTTCATATTATTGGGGACTAGAAAATGAATAATGTTGTGTCACAACAATAGTAATAATgagtgataaaagaaaaatactattaaaaaatattagagtaatttgtttaaaaatataaaaataacaaattatcgccaaaatatagttataaaagagaattggaatatttatctaaaaatatgaagaaaaaaaatgtcattatcTTCACAATAAAGActataaaagaagaatgaaatgttttatcataaaaaataatgaagaaaaacaTAACACTTAAATGTCAgcctcaaaataaaaataatcatatatataaattaaaattctacgGGAGTTTTGTtaaatgatttgaatttttttatttagtaatatttgtatgaatttatttaaaataaaatgtgattCCTACATTCTTGCTAGGATGAGAACCGGGTTTATAGGATTTATTCTGAACATATTTTGTACGcttacactactaaaaaagtagttttaacatcgatttattaacatcggttttggacaaaaccgatgttaagttaaacgcagtgacatatttgtaaataaagtattattcttaacatcgatttttcaaaaaaccgatgttaactaatgatgttaacatcggtttttgaaaaaaccaatgttaacgcgtgatatgttaacatcggttttccaaaaaatcgatgttaacgtgtatgcattaacatcggttttttgaaaaaccgatgttaacatcattagttaacatcggttttccaaaaaaccgatgttaatgtatacaccttaacatcggtttttcaaaaaccgatgttaactaatgatgttaacatcggtttttgaaaaaaccgatgttaatataaatttttttttaattatttatatatttaaaaaaaaacatatattgcgttattaattatattttaattaaaaaaataataattaataaacaataatgaattcaaaaggtaaaaatttaaaaattaaactaaatttttaaaatgaatttcataattttaattttattatttcataattatcatttaaatataaaacacatttatataaattatttgatattagttaatttgaaaaaaaaaatgtttttaataatagagtttaacttttatagaatttttatagaatgttggtaaaatcaattatatcgtaaaaaaattaaaatttattactaatatattttgatttaattattataaaaaaaaatcttcataaaaagataaatggagaatattgtttaaaaattctatgaaatcctactatatttatgttatcgtattatctttaaattaaaaataaattaaaatatttgtatatattaatttgatttattgaaaatatatgttacagtggtttaatttaaataattatagttatctcatatatttgtaggatttaaaaaaatgatattttcattatttctaaacaaaattttcagaacaaaaataaaaatattttcatgagacacgaaaattatgttttaagtctttaaatttagagttaattataatacacatgtaatttatttttattacatttgtcatttttttattatttttaaccacatttgttaattatgtgaattttttgttaataaatttaataaaaaaatcatacctAAAAAACATGATGGATCATACTAAATGTGTTAAGCTTGATatcatacatgtatatataagtCACAGGAAAGATCCCTAAATACGTTTTTTACCCCAGGATAGATATATAAACATCTCAAAGTATTATTAACTTACTTGGAGTCCCTTTTGTAGGTATCTCCTCCAATTTTAACATTAGAAATTTTGCTGAGATAGGTCAATTAGATCTTGATGGAACTCGACACaaacaacaattaattaatttatatcggTAAATATTATCATTCCAATTTAATTTTGGCTGCTTTTGGTTTAGAggcttttttttattgtataggTTCAATGCCTCTCTTATATGAGTCATGATCACTGTCCAAAGATTTCCCTGGTCATCCAGTCAACCACTCAACTCTAAGGCAAGATTAAACAACAAAAAGCACCACCGAAACACATGCATTTTATCTTCAACAattttctgttttaaaaaaaaaagcttgaaTAATTTTCTATATAATGATTAGgttatcttaaaatattatgttaactATAATTTCGTCAGTGCTAAGTCTGGAAATGACAAGGCctagataatattttatttaaatcagcaaaaaataaaaagataacatttttatttaaagtttatttgatataacttataaattctcattttacattttttattgattacaaaattatttatcaaattttataattaatcattagAAAAATTACActcttaatataaaataaaaaaaatgcaatctaTCGtctaaacataattaatattaaataagatttgagtagatttaattttataaaattacttttaacagTAACAATAGTTTCAAGTATTTGAAGAAGAATATAATCTTttgacattaattaatatttgtagtGGAGTACGAATTTTATATACTGTacgtaaattttaattttatattataatataaaattaaaaaacaaaaaattgaaataaaaccagagaatctatattttaaaagttagcaCGGGTACGTAATTGGTATCTCATCACATAAaagttcagaaaataaaaataaacaagttttagaataaaattaggACGACATTACAAAATATAGATGAAAAACGTGTTACATGTACGTACCAATAGTATTTTAGCGTGTgtagttttttaaataagtaaagaaGTAGAGGAAGGGGCATCAAAGGAGAGGAACTGCAAAAGGGCGTGAAAAGGGAGGGAACTGCAAAAAGGCGTGAAACTTCCAGAAGAAAGGCAAGAAGCAGCCTCATTATCTCTCTGCTTTGAATCGTTCACTAAACACAGGTTATCTTCAAATTTCTCAGTTTCGTTGTTTGCTTGGCTAGTGATAGTAATGCAATGAATAAGATGCATACCTGGTGTTTGATGTAATGAATGCAATGCAAGAATTCTTAGGTTACTGTTGATTCCTTTGTGTTGAGATTTAAATGTTGAATAAGATGCATACCTGGTGTTTGATGAACGTTCTGAGAGATAAATGAGATGACGTATGTTTGATGCGTGGTATAGTATTGAGTGCGGGGGGTTGAGTTtctaaaagagagagaaaacaaattaacatacttaaaaatattggtgctattaatcttattttcttattataatttttattttattctttacatAATAAACAGTAGAGCATATAATTTTCTTTgcatagaaaaaaatatgattacagttttttttaatagaaagagCATAAATTTTCATGTGCATTTTGTAAGATTTCTCTTTTGAAGAGAATCACCTTAGAAAGTTATCTATCCAACTTCAATCTCCATGAAAAAGCCTTCATCTTAAGAGGCACAGATACCTCCACAGTTTATTATTGTACAGAGCTTAAAGAGAAAGGTTAGAGAAATCAAAATATGAAGACAAGTAGTGATCGTATGCAGATCTGGTGGAAAACGATTGCAAACTTTCACCAATCTATATTAAGAAATCATTTAATCTTTACATGGTGAAAACGAGGATATCATGTATCAAAGTTATGAAAATAACTCATGCTCCCACAAGAATATCTCATCTCCTCCAATTCCTTGTCTAGATTCAATCATTGCCTCGCCACTTTCCATCTAAAAATTAGTGCATTCTTATCatgtgaaaattgaaaaattctaGGAAAAACATGTTTGAGATGTGCATTCCCTAGCCATATGTCATGCCAAAACTTACTACTCACCCTGTTTCTTACTTTCCTTGCAAAATTGTTCAAATGTTGTCACTATATTGAGGTAGATTTTGTATTTTCCACCTTCATTGGGAGGCACCTTATTATGGATTCATATCTATGTTCTGAGGTAATAAACCAAACCAAGCTAACTTTTAATCAACAAGACAATGCCATTTCTATTGGCCAAGAGATTGGGGCTGaatatttctaaattttttactcttaatCCATCATATTCTTTAGATTGACAGATTTTTTTTACCACCGAACCCATGCAATTTTATTAGAATCATTTGCTCCACTTTATAGAAAAGAGCACTCAATACTTCGAAGGGCCTTAACACTtttgatatattggtagtataaaaaattgtattattaattagaacacgttataaatttatatagtttggcaaaaaaaaaagtactaaaGGTATTCTCTTTTATGAGTGATGATACTAGGGATATTCCGTTTTAAGGCCAAtgatgtcattttaatttttcaaaagattataCATAGAATAAATAGTCGTTTATCATAGgtttaaacattttgaaaaatatttggtcGTTAATTTGAAGTTGATGAGTTTAATCTTCTGTTTTGATTCTGTCCACGTGTTAGGATTGTATTATGATTTTCTTGCCAAGACATATATGTTGGACGTGAAAAAATTTGTGTGGTACAAAGTTCATATGcttccttaataaaaaaatttcctacaatTGATATACTTAATTTATGATAACCATTTCACCTAGTTAGAGTAATAATAACCTTTATCTGGTAatcttagtatttttttttgggtacagtAATCTTAGTATGAATACTCCGAAGACTTGTAAtatccaattaaaaatattctcttTCAAGTATGGtttattctaattattatttGGGGGATTTAATAGgagaaatattttcctttttgtatGATGTAATCATCCTGGACACACCGACACGGGCACTAATAGTAAAAGGATTTTAGACAAAGCCGTGAATAAGGAAAAgattttagaataataatagtaaaatattatCCTTATAGAAATCAGAATCAGTAGATTTTTCCCTTTTGATAATAGTATTTTTCTTCTGATGTTCTTATTTGTGGGCCTCCAACAATTACCACCCACTAATGCATCGCCAAATAGagttctcatttattttattgtttcttttcctATTTTCCTGTGTTTTCAGTCTTTGGACCTTTACATTTTGGTTATCCTTTTTCGGGAATAAGTTTCAATTCTAAGGTCTCTTTTTGAAAGCTATCTTAACTAAGGTTCTACTCGGTGTATATAGAGAACCAATTACTTACTAATTCATAAGAGCAACAAACACACTCTTTACCACTAGAGCTGGCAATTAGCAAAATTCACTTGGAATATGGATATTTCTAAGACGGtgaagaatattttatattgaattttcatttttttggtacatggaaatgagaatatttattttaattttttgtcttgTATACAAGGACTTGGTTGGCCTT
This region of Glycine max cultivar Williams 82 chromosome 7, Glycine_max_v4.0, whole genome shotgun sequence genomic DNA includes:
- the LOC100788881 gene encoding 18.1 kDa class I heat shock protein, whose translation is MSLLSSGGFFGRRRNEPPPHQPTWDPYQAQEHHPPPFMSPVLDTFHIEWKETPEAHVYKAHLPSYKRNDVRLEVDEDRVLCIVCDKSVEKEEQREGWHRVELSNGQFVQRLTLPENSMVDLVKAYMDNGVLTINVPKKHHRGVNNRVRNINISSRP